The Neorhizobium sp. NCHU2750 genome contains the following window.
CTGCATTTCTGTCTCAGGCGGCAGTTCAATCCCGTACAATCATGCTTCTGACGGCCGCTTCCATCTTCTCCAGATCCTGCGGGCGCGACAGTCTGTGGTCGCCATCCCTGATCAGGGTCAGCACGACATCGTCGGCCGGCAGGAATTCCATCAGCTTGAGCGCATGGGCATAAGGCACGTCCGGATCGGCCATGCCCTGCAGGATATGCACCGGGCAGCCCGTCTGGATGATGCCGGTCAGCACCCGGTTGCGCCTTCCGTCTTCCATCAGCGCGCGCGTATAGATGTTCGGCTCGGGGCTGTATTCGGAAAGCTCTTCGAAATAGCCTTTCTCCTCGAGCGACAGGCGTTCCTTGTCGCTCAGCGCCGGTTCGACCAGCTCGCTGGTGAAATCCGGTGCTGGCGCAATCAGCACCATGCCGGCAACTTTCGGGCCCGACTGACGCTTGTTGAGCTCCTGGACGAGCCGCAGCGCGATCCAGCCACCCATCGAAGAGCCGACGAGGATGACGCTTTTCGGGTCTGCCGCCTCGATGACGGCGAGCGCCTCTTCCAGCCAGCGGGAAATCGAGCCATCGCGGAATTCGCCTCCGGAGGCGCCATGGCCGGAATAGTCGAAACGGATGCAACTCGTGCCGGTCGCTTCTGCCAGCGCGTCGAGTGCGACCGCCTTGGTGCCGGTCATGTCGGAGCGGTAACCGCCGAGCCACACCAGCGCCGGTGCCGTGCTGGCAGCCGTTGCCGGGCGCTCGATGACCGCGATCTTGCGGATGTCGGTACCCGTACCTACAGTAATGGCAGCGGTCTTGGCGATGGTTACTTCGGTCATTAGCTCACTCCTGGAAACGGCAGGAGCTATAAAGCAGATTTTAACCGGTTGTCAGGAGGTGATTTTTTCGCGCCGCCATGCTATTGACTTCCACCCGGTAATCGCGACATTCCGCTCGGCTCTTGGCCGCGCGCGATTTTCGTCGTTGCCTGCGCCCGAAACGTTCTAGGAGAATACGACCATTCGCAGACCATTCAAAGCCGATGCCCCCGTCAAGGAGGGCCCGCGCTCCAACCGGGAAATTCGCGTTCCCAAGGTCCAGCTTATCGATGCCGAAGGCCAGAATCTCGGTGCAGTACCGACTGATCAGGCCCTTCGCATGGCCGAAGAGGCGGGACTCGATCTTGTAGAAATCTCGCCGAACAACGATCCGCCGGTGTGCAAGATCCTCGATCTCGGCAAGCTGAAATACGCGAACCAGAAAAAGGCGGCCGAAGCTCGCAAGAAGCAGAAGATCGTTGAAGTCAAAGAAATCAAGATGCGCCCGAACATCGACACGCACGATTACGACGTGAAGATGAAGGCGATGAACCGCTTCTTCGAAGAAGGCGACAAGGTGAAGGTGACGCTGAAGTTCCGCGGCCGCGAAATGGCCCACCAGGAACTCGGCATGAAGCTTCTGTTGCAGGTCAAGGAAGACACGCTGGAGATCGCCAAGGTCGAAGCCGAGCCCAAGCTCGAAGGCCGTCAGATGATGATGGTTCTGGCGCCGAAGTAAGCTTTGCCTCTGCACTTCGATGAGGAGATCGAAGGGCGGTTGGCCGGTCTCAAAGCCCGGCTTTCGAGGAGGATTTCCCCCATTGCGCTTTTGACCGACTGCGGTTATAAGCGCGCGTCCGAACGGTCCGGCAGGGCATGCCGTGGCCGTTCTAAATGCTTGAAGCTGACCTCGTCAGTCGGCTTCGATACAAAAACGGAGTAGCAAAATGCCCAAGATGAAGACGAAGTCGGCTGCCAAGAAGCGGTTCAAGGTAACCGCCACCGGTAAGGTCGTTGCAGCTGCTGCTGGCAAGCGCCACGGCATGATCAAGCGTTCCAACAAGTTCATCCGCGATGCACGCGGCACGATGATCCTCGCTGAGCCGGATGGCAAGAAGGTCATCAAGAACTACCTGCCCAACGGTCTCTGAGACTTTACGGCTTTTTGGATCAGTTAAGGAGATCATGACATGGCACGCGTAAAACGTGGCGTAACATCCCGCGCCAAGCACACCAAGACCCTCAAGGCAGCCAAGGGCTTCTACGGCCGCCGCAAGAATACCATCCGCGCCGCAAAGGCTGCAGTTGACCGTTCGCGTCAGTTTGCAACCCGCGACCGTCGCGTCAAGAAGCGCAACTTCCGCGCTCTGTGGATCCAGCGTATCAACGCTGCCGTCCGCGACGCAGGCCTGACCTACGGCCGTTTCATCGACGGTCTCAACAAGGCTGGCATCGAAGTCGACCGCAAGGTTCTGTCCGACATGGCAATCCATGAGCCGGCAGCATTCGGCGCTCTCGTCGAAGCTTCCAAGAAGGCTCTTGCCTATCTGAAGAACACCGGCACTGCCAACGAGTTTGAAAGCGCGGTCAAGTAAACCGGCGCAAGCGAACCGTTTCGCATTTTTGAAGAACCCGCGCCGGCCAAGGGTCTGCGCGGGTTTTTCTGTTTCGACTTTTGCGCTGATGCGGACCGGCATATCGCGCAAATGTGTGCAGCCACTTATACAACTGGCATGCAATAAGGGGCCGCGCCTGAAACGCGAATCCAAAGGGTCGCAACACGCTTCGGGCGATCCCTTTATAATCCCGGTGGCAGGAGATGCCGTCATTGCCTGATAATATCGTTGATTTGAAAAACCGGCCCAAATTGCCCGCGGCCGATATCGAAACGCTTCTTACGGCCCTTGTTGCGGACGACAACCGGGTGCAGTCGGTGTCGCTGACCTGCGGCACGGTGTGGATCAAGCGCCACGGAGATAAGGGCCGCAACGCCATCGTGGCCGTCCAGCGCGCTATCGCCCGCCTCCTGCGCCTGCCTTTCATG
Protein-coding sequences here:
- a CDS encoding alpha/beta hydrolase, whose amino-acid sequence is MTEVTIAKTAAITVGTGTDIRKIAVIERPATAASTAPALVWLGGYRSDMTGTKAVALDALAEATGTSCIRFDYSGHGASGGEFRDGSISRWLEEALAVIEAADPKSVILVGSSMGGWIALRLVQELNKRQSGPKVAGMVLIAPAPDFTSELVEPALSDKERLSLEEKGYFEELSEYSPEPNIYTRALMEDGRRNRVLTGIIQTGCPVHILQGMADPDVPYAHALKLMEFLPADDVVLTLIRDGDHRLSRPQDLEKMEAAVRSMIVRD
- the infC gene encoding translation initiation factor IF-3, which produces MRRPFKADAPVKEGPRSNREIRVPKVQLIDAEGQNLGAVPTDQALRMAEEAGLDLVEISPNNDPPVCKILDLGKLKYANQKKAAEARKKQKIVEVKEIKMRPNIDTHDYDVKMKAMNRFFEEGDKVKVTLKFRGREMAHQELGMKLLLQVKEDTLEIAKVEAEPKLEGRQMMMVLAPK
- the rpmI gene encoding 50S ribosomal protein L35 — translated: MPKMKTKSAAKKRFKVTATGKVVAAAAGKRHGMIKRSNKFIRDARGTMILAEPDGKKVIKNYLPNGL
- the rplT gene encoding 50S ribosomal protein L20 — its product is MARVKRGVTSRAKHTKTLKAAKGFYGRRKNTIRAAKAAVDRSRQFATRDRRVKKRNFRALWIQRINAAVRDAGLTYGRFIDGLNKAGIEVDRKVLSDMAIHEPAAFGALVEASKKALAYLKNTGTANEFESAVK